One window of Papaver somniferum cultivar HN1 chromosome 9, ASM357369v1, whole genome shotgun sequence genomic DNA carries:
- the LOC113308006 gene encoding GDSL esterase/lipase At1g28600-like: MASSSFSPSSSLFSLLNFNNLIIICILLANPVLGSYYKSIFSFGDSIADTGNVLYSQPDETVGKLPYGETYFHRATGRFSDGRITLDFIAQAVGLPLLPPYLGSSKKDLQQGVNFAVGGATALDDSFFEKRKIVVPTNASLGVQLKWFKQLLPSLCNPSSNDCHEYLKTSLILMGEIGGNDYNHPFFQGRGIEEIRTFVPHIINAISSAIKVLIKEGAVTFMVPGNFPIGCSALYLTLFKSPNKEDYDESGCIKWLNEFSVYHNKFLQKELAVLREEYPSVKIIYADYYNVAMKFYKSPELLGFTGGALKACCGGKGPYNCNQYVRCGSVDAKVCEDPSTYVNWDGVHLTEAAYKFLANGLMQENNQFFFPENDIIITTTTATDRNQAL; the protein is encoded by the exons ATGGCTTCTTCATCTTTCTCTCCTTCCTCCTCTCTTTTCTCCCTTTTGAACTTCAATAATCTGATCATAATCTGTATCCTTCTAGCGAATCCAGTTTTAGGATCATATTATAAATCCATCTTCAGCTtcggagattcaatcgctgatacCGGAAACGTACTCTACTCCCAACCAGATGAAACTGTCGGAAAATTACCCTACGGAGAAACCTACTTTCATCGAGCCACTGGTCGGTTCTCCGATGGCCGTATAACTCTTGATTTCATTG CTCAAGCTGTAGGATTGCCCTTACTACCACCCTATTTAGGAAGCAGCAAAAAAGATTTACAACAGGGGGTGAATTTTGCTGTTGGGGGAGCTACAGCTCTGGATGATTCTTTCTTTGAAAAAAGAAAGATTGTGGTTCCTACTAATGCATCTCTTGGAGTTCAACTCAAATGGTTCAAACAACTCTTGCCTTCCCTTTGcaatccatcttcaa ATGATTGTCATGAATATCTGAAAACATCTCTGATTCTCATGGGAGAAATCGGTGGAAATGATTATAATCATCCATTTTTCCAAGGAAGAGGTATAGAAGAGATTCGTACTTTTGTACCCCATATCATCAACGCCATTTCTTCGGCGATCAAG GTTTTAATAAAGGAAGGTGCTGTGACGTTTATGGTCCCCGGAAACTTCCCAATTGGGTGTTCAGCCTTATACTTAACGCTATTCAAGAGCCCCAACAAAGAAGATTACGATGAGAGTGGTTGTATCAAGTGGCTCAACGAATTCTCAGTCTACCACAACAAATTTCTTCAAAAAGAGTTGGCCGTTCTGAGAGAAGAATACCCAAGTGTCAAAATTATCTATGCTGATTACTACAATGTTGCCATGAAGTTTTACAAGTCTCCTGAATTATTAG GATTTACGGGTGGAGCTTTGAAGGCATGTTGTGGAGGTAAAGGTCCATACAACTGTAACCAATATGTTCGATGCGGAAGTGTTGATGCAAAAGTTTGTGAGGATCCGTCAACTTATGTTAACTGGGATGGAGTCCATTTAACTGAAGCTGCATACAAATTTTTAGCTAATGGTCTGATGCAGGAAAATAACCAATTCTTCTTCCCCGAAAACGATATCATCATTACTACTACTACTGCCACAGATCGTAATCAAGCTCTCTGA